One region of Alosa alosa isolate M-15738 ecotype Scorff River chromosome 1, AALO_Geno_1.1, whole genome shotgun sequence genomic DNA includes:
- the zgc:153913 gene encoding carboxypeptidase N subunit 2: MISHHRITLLLLLLHCCYIRGCPSQCQCFLGSKVICSEERMYTFPQGLSLQVRELIIITSGLTSIPSNSFLGSPQLTKLAIISNPLRGISPLAFSGLTELGDLEVSGNTRLEAVQLGTLDHLGNLTRLLLNNNELLILEKGLFDHLPKLETLEIRGNAFIWLPASLFGKLQNLHSLDVSMNKITSVEATLLSDLTQLQSLKLGYNQISSLPSDMFKYVPGLKELSLQNNNISNLPEGLFTFLNKLEELNLRDNQLTDVRAGTFPSTLKELNLQGNHLTLLSLENLPLLTDLVLSKNRFTDLPSDLLKNVTSLEQLDLSENQLSSLPATLFSGLSRIISIHLHKNNLTSLEPDVFQDQVDMERLTLSQNRLQNLPHGFFEPFLETRNVITLRGNPWNCDCNFSYLYTWLEFGGYLVEDLGRTYCKGPAALKGQSLMSVERDQLVCSNNSTIPKPVPADSLQPLDKETFAPNQTNQCILQKNNDVYSIKCTVTKCSNLKIQAHIYGPDGSTTNYILNKEWSVTQCVNGTRTPEV; encoded by the coding sequence ATGATAAGTCACCACAGAATCACTCTGCTTCTGTTGCTTCTGCACTGTTGCTACATCCGTGGCTGTCCTTCCCAGTGCCAGTGCTTcctggggtcaaaggtcatatgcTCTGAGGAGCGAATGTACACATTTCCTCAAGGTCTTTCCCTTCAGGTGAGAGAGCTCATCATCATAACCTCTGGCCTCACAAGCATACCCTCTAACAGCTTCCTGGGCAGCCCTCAGCTAACAAAGCTGGCAATCATCAGCAACCCTCTGAGGGGTATCTCCCCTCTGGCCTTCAGTGGCCTCACAGAGCTGGGGGACCTGGAGGTCAGCGGAAACACTCGGCTGGAGGCTGTACAGCTTGGGACCCTTGACCATTTGGGCAACCTCACTAGACTCCTCCTGAACAACAACGAGCTGCTGATACTGGAAAAGGGGCTGTTTGATCATCTGCCCAAACTGGAGACTCTGGAGATAAGGGGCAATGCATTTATCTGGCTACCTGCTTCACTCTTTGGCAAACTTCAAAACCTCCACTCCCTGGATGTGTCCATGAATAAGATCACCTCAGTGGAGGCCACTCTGTTGAGTGACCTGACACAGCTGCAATCCCTCAAGCTTGGCTATAACCAGATTAGCTCTCTTCCATCAGACATGTTTAAATATGTTCCAGGGCTAAAGGAGCTCAGTTTGCAGAATAATAATATCTCAAACCTGCCAGAGGGACTATTCACTTTCCTAAATAAATTGGAGGAACTTAACCTCCGAGATAACCAACTGACTGATGTGAGGGCTGGCACATTCCCCTCCACTCTGAAGGAACTCAACCTGCAAGGGAACCACCTCACCTTGCTGTCACTGGAAAATTTACCTCTTCTTACAGATCTGGTACTGTCAAAAAATAGGTTCACGGATCTTCCAAGTGACCTTCTCAAGAACGTAACTTCACTGGAACAACTGGATCTATCTGAAAACCAGCTCTCATCTCTACCTGCCACCCTTTTCTCAGGCCTCTCAAGAATAATTTCCATCCACCTGCACAAAAACAACCTGACCTCTTTGGAGCCTGATGTGTTCCAAGACCAGGTTGACATGGAGCGACTGACTCTGTCTCAGAATCGACTGCAGAACCTTCCCCATGGCTTCTTTGAACCATTTCTGGAAACAAGGAATGTGATCACTCTCCGTGGTAACCCGTGGAATTGCGACTGTAACTTCTCATATCTGTATACCTGGCTGGAGTTTGGAGGTTACCTGGTTGAGGATCTAGGTCGGACCTATTGCAAAGGTCCTGCTGCTTTGAAAGGACAGAGCTTGATGTCTGTAGAAAGAGACCAGCTGGTATGCTCCAATAACTCTACCATACCTAAACCTGTTCCAGCAGACTCCCTCCAACCCCTTGACAAGGAAACCTTTGCACCAAATCAAACTAATCAATGCATCTTGCAGAAAAACAATGATGTTTACTCCATAAAATGCACAGTGACAAAATGTTCTAATCTTAAGATTCAGGCCCATATTTATGGTCCTGATGGAAGCACAACAAACTATATTTTGAACAAAGAGTGGTCTGTTACCCAATGTGTAAATGGCACCAGGACACCCGAAGTTTGA
- the kdsr gene encoding 3-ketodihydrosphingosine reductase, whose protein sequence is MSSEEVSSISDWLVLNSWWLLLPFIMLLVVAAFVVAFVLLLYMISPLISPKPMKLNGAHVVVTGGSSGIGKCIAVECYKQGAFITLVARDESKLLQAKKEIEKFAINDKQVVLCISVDVSKDYSQVESVIKQAQEKLGPVDMLVNCAGSSISGKFEEVEVDRFRKLMEVNYLGSVYPTRAVITTMKERRMGRIMFVASQAGQIGLFGYTAYSPSKFALRGLAESLQMEMKPYNIYVTVAYPPDTDTPGLAEENKSKPLETRLISETSGVCQPDQVAKIVVRDAVQGNFSSSVGPDGYMLSALTCGMSPVTSITEGLQQIVTMGLFRTIALFYLGSFDSIVRRCMIQREQSKATDKKE, encoded by the exons ATGTCCTCTGAAGAAGTCTCATCGATATCGGATTGGCTCGTGCTGAATTCCTGGTGGCTACTTTTGCCTTTCATCATGCTGCTAGTTGTTGCTGCATTTGTCGTAGCCTTCGTGTTGCTGCTCTACATGATATCACCGCTAATAAGCCCCAAACCAATGAAATTGAACGGGGCCCACGTCGTG GTCACTGGCGGGTCCAGTGGTATTGGGAAGTGCATCGCCGTCGAGTGCTATAAGCAAGGGGCCTTTATCACACTGGTGGCGCGGGATGAG AGCAAGTTGCTCCAGGCGAAGAAGGAAATTGAAAAATTTGCCATAAATGATAAGCAG GTTGTGCTGTGCATATCAGTCGACGTGTCCAAAGACTACAGTCAAGTGGAAAGTGTCATCAAACAG GCCCAGGAGAAGCTGGGGCCTGTTGACATGCTGGTGAACTGTGCTGGCTCGTCCATCTCAGGGAAGtttgaggaggtggaggtggaccgTTTCCGG AAACTGATGGAGGTGAACTATCTGGGGAGCGTCTACCCAACGCGCGCCGTCATCACCACCATGAAGGAGCGCAGGATGGGCCGCATCATGTTCGTCGCCTCCCAGGCCGGCCAAATCGGCCTGTTCGGCTACACCGCCTACTCCCCGTCCAAGTTCGCCCTGCGTGGCCTGGCTGAGTCCCTGCAGATGGAG ATGAAGCCCTATAACATCTATGTGACAGTGGCCTACCCCCCGGATACTGACACACCAGGCCTTGCAGAGGAGAATAAGTCGAAG cCCTTAGAGACCAGGCTGATATCTGAGACATCAGGGGTGTGCCAGCCAGACCAGGTGGCCAAAATCGTTGTCAGGGACGCTGTG cagGGGAATTTTAGCAGCTCAGTGGGGCCTGATGGCTATATGCTGTCGGCTCTCACCTGTGGAATGAGCCCAGTCACGTCCATCACAGAGGGCCTACAGCAG ATCGTGACCATGGGGCTTTTCCGCACCATCGCCCTCTTCTACCTGGGCAGCTTCGACAGCATCGTGCGGCGCTGCATGATCCAGAGGGAGCAGTCCAAAGCTACCGACAAGAAGGAGTAA